A single Bosea sp. PAMC 26642 DNA region contains:
- a CDS encoding GNAT family N-acetyltransferase has product MSDGGLTIMPVDDKSEFLAVMLANWGSHSMMIDFTVYDCATLDLLGVAGEDGRFKAYASWTMRDDVALLCALHSLVPGQGVAVTLLKAVQDAARKRGATRLKAMLTNDNMPGLAFYQKCGFRFSRLHIEAIDNFRSVVPAIIRTGYMDIPIHDALELEIAL; this is encoded by the coding sequence GTGAGTGACGGCGGCCTGACGATCATGCCGGTCGACGACAAGTCCGAGTTCCTTGCGGTGATGCTGGCGAACTGGGGATCGCACAGCATGATGATCGATTTCACCGTCTATGACTGTGCCACGCTCGATCTGCTCGGCGTGGCTGGCGAGGACGGACGGTTCAAGGCCTATGCGAGCTGGACGATGCGCGACGATGTCGCACTGCTTTGCGCCCTGCATTCGCTCGTGCCGGGACAAGGTGTGGCCGTCACCTTGCTGAAGGCTGTGCAGGACGCGGCGCGGAAACGCGGAGCGACGCGATTGAAGGCGATGCTCACCAACGACAACATGCCCGGACTCGCCTTCTACCAGAAATGCGGATTCCGCTTCTCGCGGCTCCATATCGAAGCGATCGACAATTTCCGGTCGGTGGTTCCGGCCATCATCCGGACGGGCTACATGGATATCCCCATCCATGACGCGCTCGAACTGGAGATCGCGCTTTGA
- the ruvA gene encoding Holliday junction branch migration protein RuvA yields MIGKLKGLIDSYGEDFVIVDVQGVGYVVQCSSRTLQRLPKPGEAAVLSIETHVREDAIRLYGFMSDNERDWFRLMQVVQGVGAKVALAILSTFEPGQLATAIATNDKAAVARAPGVGPKLAQRLCAELKDKAPAFGHIDPGVAQLAGALEDRKLPQPVADAVSALSNLGYPQAQAVAAVAAAARAAGDGAGTAQLIKLGLKELAK; encoded by the coding sequence ATGATCGGCAAGCTGAAGGGGCTGATCGATTCCTATGGCGAGGATTTCGTCATCGTCGACGTGCAGGGCGTCGGCTATGTCGTGCAGTGCTCGTCGCGGACGCTGCAGCGCCTGCCCAAGCCCGGCGAGGCGGCGGTGCTTTCGATCGAGACGCATGTGCGCGAGGATGCGATCCGGCTCTACGGCTTCATGTCCGACAACGAGCGCGATTGGTTCAGGCTGATGCAGGTGGTGCAGGGCGTCGGCGCCAAGGTGGCGCTCGCCATCCTCTCGACCTTCGAGCCCGGTCAGCTTGCGACCGCGATCGCGACCAACGACAAGGCGGCGGTGGCGCGCGCGCCTGGCGTCGGTCCCAAGCTGGCCCAGCGACTCTGCGCCGAGCTCAAGGACAAGGCGCCGGCCTTCGGGCATATCGATCCGGGCGTCGCGCAGCTGGCCGGCGCGCTGGAGGACCGCAAGCTGCCGCAGCCGGTAGCGGACGCGGTCTCGGCGCTGTCCAATTTGGGTTATCCGCAGGCGCAAGCGGTCGCGGCGGTGGCTGCGGCGGCGCGGGCGGCAGGCGATGGCGCAGGAACGGCGCAGCTGATCAAGCTCGGGCTGAAGGAGCTGGCGAAGTGA
- the ruvC gene encoding crossover junction endodeoxyribonuclease RuvC, whose product MAAPIRILGLDPGLRKTGWGIILSEGSKLGFVACGCVESDEKRTLAERLRQLHDGLAGVIAAWTPDEAAVEETFVNRDPQSALKLGQARGIALVVPALAGLSVAEYAANLVKKTVVGVGHADKKQVQMMIRVLLPKAETTSADAADALAVAICHAQHRGMRNLAVQMRAGGSPV is encoded by the coding sequence ATGGCAGCTCCGATTCGCATTCTCGGTCTCGACCCCGGCCTCCGCAAGACCGGATGGGGCATCATCCTGTCGGAGGGCAGCAAGCTCGGCTTCGTCGCCTGCGGCTGCGTCGAGAGCGACGAGAAGCGCACGCTGGCCGAGCGGCTACGGCAATTGCACGACGGGCTCGCCGGCGTGATCGCGGCCTGGACGCCCGACGAGGCCGCGGTCGAAGAGACCTTCGTCAATCGTGATCCCCAATCGGCATTGAAGCTCGGCCAGGCGCGCGGCATCGCGCTGGTGGTGCCGGCGCTGGCGGGGCTGAGCGTCGCGGAGTATGCGGCGAACCTCGTCAAGAAGACGGTGGTCGGCGTCGGCCATGCCGACAAGAAACAGGTCCAGATGATGATCCGCGTGCTGCTGCCGAAGGCCGAGACGACGAGCGCCGATGCGGCCGATGCGCTGGCGGTGGCGATCTGCCATGCGCAGCATCGCGGCATGCGCAATCTCGCGGTGCAAATGAGGGCGGGAGGCAGTCCGGTATGA